tttgcaatatgatatgcaaaagcatcattaatagtcatagaatttctatccatcaccccatgtatactagtgtaattcatggagatctctctattctctggaattggttcttttattggagcgtcctccaatgatgtctctttgacataaccataatccggaatattttcatgagagggattaattgtatcgatgattaatggattattttgtgccaaactcgctttctttcttgggcgagaatccatcgaaccaatgggcctcccgcgcttcctggcgggAGCCATGGGTCTAGCCACTACATCACCCatataggggacgttggcgccattctcatgtattcttgagatggcatcatgtcctctagtgttagggacatcaatccttgcaggcacatttgcagcaggtatatgtgatcttgtcactttagcgatatcagaaaacgcatcaggcattgattctgctacgttctgaagatcgagaatcctccgcacttctatttcagattgtgctgttcggggatcaagatgagacagagtggggacaaaccacgacaattcctgtcttttctgttgaacattactgttcatgtctccccctaatgatgggaagactgtctcatcaaagtgacaatccgcaaatctagcggtaaatagatcgcctgtcaagggttctatatagcggataatggtgggagagtcatatccagtaTAAagacctaatcgtctttgaggacccattttggtgcgctgtggcggcgcaattggcacatagactgcacacccgaatattcgtaagtgtgagacatcgggctcatacccagtgaccatctgggaagcagaaaatggttgggtggcagtgggcctcagacgaataagcacagctgcgtgcaatattgcatagccccaagcagaaatagggagattggtgcgcataaccaatgctcgagcaaccatttgaagtcttttaatggcagcttctgcgagaccattttgggtgtgtacatgaggtaCAGGGTGTTCTACCtcgatcccaatggacatgcaataatcatcaaaagtttttgatgtaaactctccagcattgtcaagacgaattgacttaataggatgatcagggtggtgagcccttaatttaatgatctgtgctaggagtttagcaaatgcagcatttctcgtggataatagcatgacatgtgaccagcgtgtcgatgcatcaaccaacaccataaaatatctaaatggtccgcaagttggttgaataggtccacaaatatcaccttgtattctttgcaagaatggtatattttctttagagtcctttgcataggatggtcttgatcctacctttgctaaagagcaagccttACAAAACGAATGATATGAAGTAGTTCTTTCGACCaatctttggttcgtacttcttttcgttttgaagaatggatgtccgtgtgaagtttttaatatacggagcatcatatcacgacctgggtgacccaagcggtcgtgccaaagtctatatgtgtcagaatcccataaattttcattcatgacatggttggattcaattactctgatagtggttgcatataatccactagagcgacacataagtttctctaatactcgtgtatttccgtagttattagaggtaatgcaaaggaactcttgtccattctcacaatgtgtttccacatgaagatcattggctcttatatctttaaaactcaatagggttcttccagccctaggagcatatagagcttcgatgatattaatattcgtgccatttggcaacaaaaattgagctggtcctcgaccatgaatcaattgtgatgatcctgccatcgtagttattgaagatcgactaggcttcatccataaaaataattgcctgtgtcgtaatatagtatgtgtggtgccactatcaagaaggcattccatttctccggaaaacatactgaaaaaggagtaaagttcggaatattaacacatgtccatgacattgaatgcgatactttattaataaggaaaataaccaatgattacatcaaggtttccaaagtctattccaaagtacaatcaaactttatacaaattgtaattgctcattccgtttggtaattccaatgaaatatgaccagggaagtagagagatgttggtggagcgaggctcgcttaaataccatggtctcaattactttcctagacatcatatttcattgggtacaccacataagaaaaagtcaatacaattgttattgattaaggcacatttgcccttggaaaatagaaaatgactattctaatcaaagtctgctgcatcctcgTGCATttgttcagctttgaagtcctctattgtgagattgacatcttcactATCTTCATTTTCGGCAAGGTTGGATTCTTGCTCCCTGTTTTGCCTATACTCtttgtagcttgcagctagtttaGTACTTGCATGgcattgtttgaaccaatgCTCGATTGATCCGCATCTATGACACACGTCATTATGGTTGCCTCCTTTCGTTGGAGGTGCAGTTTGTCCATgttgtggatattccctaggagggttactGCTACTACCACGCCTTATGATgcgacctccacggcccatattgttattatattcacctctcccacgtgtggagttGCCACCACGTGTGAAGTTGCCACGTGTGGAGTTACCACCACGTGTGAAGTTGCCACCACGAGTGTCCGCTTTAAAGTTGCGGTTTCTCTCTTTATTGGGGTGGTTATATGGGCCCGTACGCCTTTCTTGTCCCTTATTATTAGGGTATTGCTGCTTGCGCCcctttttgggtgcattataatttgccTCACGGACGCTCTTGGTTCCTATGGGCCtagaattataattctttacaaggatgttgtcgtACTTTTCAGATACCGACAAAATATTAATAAGCTCATTAAACCTTGTaattcgtccagcattgacttctgtGCGAAATTGCTTTGATATcacaattgctgagacgggaatggtggagagagtcttctcaagtaGCTCATCTTCTGTGAGAGGCTTTCCACAGAACTTCAACATAGCTTTGAGTCGAAGAGCTTCCGAATTATATTCTGCAACAGACTTAAAGTCGGAGAAGCGTATATTATTCcactgaaccttcaagtcagggaggagggtatcttggatattaccaaaacgctcttctagcgctacccataagtCTCGAGCATCTCTCATTGACATATACTCTAGTCTGAGAGCTTTATCCATATGGCGCCGCATCAAGATAATAGCTtgtgcatgctttgtaggtgttctttggaacacaaggcctggattaggagcttgaattatgggcaatatccctcttgaagtgaggtggttctcaacgtcggttacCCAACTATAGTATTCCGAACCCGTTGAGTCAAGCAtttgaaagtcgagtctaggtgcattcgacatcctgaagataagagaagatatattagtttcggagttcaaaacttccacgaaatctaaaatcaataatctttagaccaaaacaatgatgttttgcggacactcttagtccgaatattatgaacactcttagttcataattacgaacgctcttagttcgtttagcgtgaatttcttggaattccgcttttgattgtaagttcccgagaaaaataaagagaagaagaatagagtaaaaactcaaaaacgggaacttttagtaaatatTACCTTGGAATAATATTGCCGGAAAAAGTTGTCCAaaaattgccggaaaagtcgccggaaagttgtccgaaagtcgccggaaaagttgtcggaaagttgccggaaagttgtccgaaagtcgccggaaaagttgtcggaaagttgccggaaaagtcgccggaaagttgtcggaaagttgccggaaaagtcgccggaaagttgtccgaaagtcgccggaaagttgtcggaaagttgccggaaaagtcgccggaaagttgtcgacagatgtgtcgacagctgctcggcaggagctcggcagctgctgcgcagctgctcggcagatGGCCTGCAGgtggctcggcagctgctgcgcagggcttcggcaggtgctcggcagctgctgcgcagggcttcggcaggtgctcggcagctgctgcgcaggacTCGGCAGGGGCTTTCGGCAGGTATCGGCAGGGGCTTTCGGCAGCActcggcagcactcggcaggagctttcggcaggtctcggcagcaCTTCGACAGCGGTTCAGCAGCGGTTCGATttttctggtggccggttcaggctgtttccggccggttctgggcgttctgaaaccggttctgagcttcttgaatcaagggctttgatatgagctagggtttggaggttttttgCAAGTTTGAAAAAATGACTTCGATCGGATTATGAACTACCTCTCctcttttcaatttcgattctaattctagagcaatttcgtgctgataacgtgtttgaggacaagtatgaaatgataaacagagagagagagtaatgtttCTGTGAGAATAGAGAttcaagtgtgtttattcatctcacacaaagaggtatttataggaaaatatTACAAGTGTGAAAGCTCAAAGAGTAACTCAATTTGATAACCTCTACATTCACAGCTGCAGCCTTCTATGGTGGCTGTGATGATGATAaaatgccatgcttgttgccctttggcataaagcttgtcacacaagtcacaatacctacattatacactcaagtacctatttgtatacatgatatagacatttatactatgactcatgttttgtacatgtgaatcatatatactacaacagtTTTCCATTTTTCAAGCACCAGTTCAAATTCAAAAGCCTATATTCATTGAATCTCATACTTTATACACAGGATTATAATGAATCATGGGAAGCTTGCATTTTTCAGAAATTGAAGTTCTAGCTGGCAAAGCTAGCTGTTCTGAACTAGGAGCAAGATTCTTGTACTCAAACTTTTCTGACTTTTGTGGCGGTTGTTATTGCTTAATAGTGTGTGGGTGTTGTCATTTACTCTGTAGACTTCTAAAAGTGTGGCCAATCAATATAAGAAATGGGTgaagagaacaaaaaaatagaATGAGTGGGAACAAATGCATTACCACATCCACAAGAAAAAGGTTTATACTTTATAGGTCACACTTTACAGAAGTGTCAATTAGCAATGATCTGGTGAAGCATTACGATGTTTATTGTGTTTCATATGATGCATTTGGTATTGCGGAAACACTACCAATCTGTAGGTGAGATATAGTGGGAGGTGGTGTCTCTACTCAAAAAGGCGGGTTCCTTTATTCACTTTTTAATCATCATTTGTTAGATCAATGTGAAAAAAAGCGCCCTCGACCCTGTTTTACCATGTTCGGTCACTAGTCACTCGTATGATAGTGTCGGGGAAATGACTTTCTAAGAATCTCATTTTCATAATCCTCTTTCTAGTTGCAATTAGTCGATAAGATCAAATGCACCCATGGAGTGATATATGAGTGCCAATTGCTAATTTTGCGAAAAAGATCAATGCAGCAATTGGTATTGGCATGACGAATTTGCATAGCTCACCCAATACAATCAATGTGCTTGCCAATTCTTAGCAAGCCAATTAGCTTAACCAATTTATGGTTCCCACTAGCACGTGAGGCCAGAAAACCAACTCAAATTTTTTTGCTTGTTTTCACATAGAGTGACTCTATTTATACTTTCATAATTGGTATTTAGAGCTCTTAACTTTTTGGAATTTTAAATATCATCTTTTacccttatttcaaaaaaaaacttaaacacAATTACACCCAGTGGCGGAGCGAGAATTTTGAATTTACTGGGCACAAAAAGATTAACCACTATAATATATGACGTCCAGTTCATCTTCTCCAACACCCAACATGCATTCAAATATGAAATTTAAAGCTAATCTATAGAATCATTTAGTGTCTCTCGCAGCAAAGATATTAACTTTTCCCTTGATCTCTATCCAACTACAGCCCGGATTCTTTTCAAACCTCGCCGATTAATCCTCTCCCCCAACTTCTTCACCTCTTCCCACTTTTCTGCCTCTGCATAATATTTGCTAGAAGTAACCCAGTGTTTTCTGGCTCTACCTCAAAGACATGCTCTGCAACTTTCTCTGCTAGTTTCACATCATGGTGAATCCTA
This portion of the Rosa chinensis cultivar Old Blush chromosome 1, RchiOBHm-V2, whole genome shotgun sequence genome encodes:
- the LOC112172209 gene encoding uncharacterized protein LOC112172209; translated protein: MSNAPRLDFQMLDSTGSEYYSWVTDVENHLTSRGILPIIQAPNPGLVFQRTPTKHAQAIILMRRHMDKALRLEYMSMRDARDLWVALEERFGNIQDTLLPDLKVQWNNIRFSDFKSVAEYNSEALRLKAMLKFCGKPLTEDELLEKTLSTIPVSAIVISKQFRTEVNAGRITRFNELINILSVSEKYDNILVKNYNSRPIGTKSVREANYNAPKKGRKQQYPNNKGQERRTGPYNHPNKERNRNFKADTRGGNFTRGGNSTRGNFTRGGNSTRGRGEYNNNMGRGGRIIRRGSSSNPPREYPQHGQTAPPTKGGNHNDVCHRCGSIEHWFKQCHASTKLAASYKEYRQNREQESNLAENEDSEDVNLTIEDFKAEQMHEDAADFD